The following coding sequences lie in one Oryctolagus cuniculus chromosome 7, mOryCun1.1, whole genome shotgun sequence genomic window:
- the LEPROT gene encoding leptin receptor gene-related protein isoform X1 — translation MAGVKALVALSFSGAIGLTFLMLGCALEDYGVYWPLFVLIFHAISPIPHFIAKRVTYDSDATSSACRELAYFFTTGIVVSAFGFPVILARVAVIKWGACGLVLAGNAVIFLTIQGFFLVFGRGDDFSWEQW, via the exons ATGGCGGGCGTTAAAG CTCTTGTGGCTTTATCCTTCAGTGGGGCTATTGGGCTGACCTTTCTTATGCTGGGATGTGCCTTAGAGGATTACGG CGTTTACTGGCCCTTGTTCGTCCTGATTTTCCACGCCATCTCCCCCATCCCCCATTTTATTGCCAAAAGGGTCACCTATGACTCTGATGCAACCAGTAGTGCCTGTCGAGAGCTGGCATATTTCTTCACTACTGGAATTGTTGTTTCTGCCTTTGGATTTCCTGTTATTCTTGCTCGTGTGGCTGTG ATCAAATGGGGAGCCTGTGGCCTTGTGCTGGCCGGCAACGCTGTCATTTTCCTTACAATTCAAGGTTTCTTTCTTGTATTTGGAAGAGGAGATGATTTTAGCTGGGAGCAGTGGTAG
- the LEPROT gene encoding leptin receptor gene-related protein isoform X2, whose amino-acid sequence MLGCALEDYGVYWPLFVLIFHAISPIPHFIAKRVTYDSDATSSACRELAYFFTTGIVVSAFGFPVILARVAVIKWGACGLVLAGNAVIFLTIQGFFLVFGRGDDFSWEQW is encoded by the exons ATGCTGGGATGTGCCTTAGAGGATTACGG CGTTTACTGGCCCTTGTTCGTCCTGATTTTCCACGCCATCTCCCCCATCCCCCATTTTATTGCCAAAAGGGTCACCTATGACTCTGATGCAACCAGTAGTGCCTGTCGAGAGCTGGCATATTTCTTCACTACTGGAATTGTTGTTTCTGCCTTTGGATTTCCTGTTATTCTTGCTCGTGTGGCTGTG ATCAAATGGGGAGCCTGTGGCCTTGTGCTGGCCGGCAACGCTGTCATTTTCCTTACAATTCAAGGTTTCTTTCTTGTATTTGGAAGAGGAGATGATTTTAGCTGGGAGCAGTGGTAG